The following proteins are encoded in a genomic region of Triticum dicoccoides isolate Atlit2015 ecotype Zavitan chromosome 1B, WEW_v2.0, whole genome shotgun sequence:
- the LOC119311313 gene encoding uncharacterized protein LOC119311313: protein MGMGMDFPQKKLGSMDGAKTPPLLLAFAAQLAKKAIAASPFPDAHRLASAWAFITASFFPVSIAFDLLLCSQLQWCHFLEREWDPPIDGALWIGLWCCPALQAAVAALALLLPFRHRRIRRALAYLAVSVAIVGHSLMASLVPLIVVAYPGPGLGYLLLIILFVCAPAALAQLLPCLSLLIRRALAYLAVAIVGLCILASLALAADTPVLIVLIGYSAIIFILAMGDLLSFLALLLGGEEE, encoded by the exons ATGGGCATGGGCATGGACTTCCCGCAGAAGAAGCTTGGCTCCATGGACGGTGCCAAGACGCCTCCTCTGCTGCTTGCGTttgcggcccagctggccaagaAGGCGATAGCCGCTTCTCCGTTCCCGGATGCACACCGGCTGGCCAGCGCTTGGGCGTTCATCACCGCCTCGTTCTTCCCCGTCTCCATCGCCTTCGACCTTCTACTCTGCAGCCAG CTGCAGTGGTGCCATTTTCTGGAGCGCGAGTGGGACCCGCCCATAGACGGCGCCCTCTGGATCGGGCTGTGGTGCTGCCCCGCACTCCAGGCGGCCGTGGCGGCGCTGGCTCTGCTGCTCCCGTTCCGCCACCGCCGGATCCGCCGTGCCCTTGCCTACCTCGCGGTCTCGGTCGCCATCGTCGGCCATTCTTTGATGGCCAGCCTCGTCCCCCTCATTGTCGTTGCCTACCCAGGGCCAGGGCTAGGATACCTCCTGCTCATCATCTTGTTCGTCTGCGCCCCGGCGGCGCTGGCGCAGCTGCTCCCGTGCCTCTCCCTCCTGATCCGCCGTGCCCTCGCCTACCTCGCGGTCGCCATCGTCGGCCTCTGTATTTTGGCCAGCTTGGCCCTCGCCGCCGACACACCAGTCCTCATCGTCTTGATCGGCTACTCGGCCATAATCTTCATCCTCGCGATGGGCGACCTCCTCAGCTTTCTGGCCCTCCTCCTTGGAGGTGAGGAGGAGTAG